A part of Miscanthus floridulus cultivar M001 chromosome 6, ASM1932011v1, whole genome shotgun sequence genomic DNA contains:
- the LOC136460480 gene encoding methionine aminopeptidase 2B-like — MRRYGPPSPSFSLQSEGFRATLGRFVRFGCGLDNLIKDKAANSNHSVLAAQSSPSEDDDDEAQADGPSQDGAPGAVKKKKKKNKSKKKKDPLQQTDPPSIPVDELFPSGEFPEGEIQQYKDDNLWRTTSEEKRELVRLQKPMYNSVRRAAEVQRQVRKYMRSIIKPGMLMVDLCETLENMVRKLIKENGLQAGIGFPTGCSLNWVAAHWTPNAGDKTVLQYDDVMKLDFGTHIDGYIVDCAFTVAFNPMFDPLLQATRDATNTGIKDAGIDARLGNVGAAIQEVMESYEVEINGKVFQGNVKYLCSF; from the exons ATGCGTCGGTACGGCCCCCCTTCCCCATCCTTCTCACTCCAATCGGAGGGATTCCGTGCAACTCTCGGTCGTTTCGTTCGATTCGGGTGCGGCTTG GATAATCTTATTAAAGACAAAGCTGCAAACAGCAATCATTCTGTTCTTGCAGCTCAGTCCTCACCatcagaggatgatgatgatgaagcacAAGCTGATGGTCCATCTCAAGATGGAGCACCAG GAGCtgtaaagaagaaaaagaagaaaaacaaatccAA AAAGAAGAAGGACCCCCTTCAACAGACAGATCCTCCATCAATACCTGTTGATGAGCTTTTCCCGTCAGGAGAATTTCCTGAGGGTGAAATCCAACAATATAAGGATGA TAATTTGTGGAGAACAACTAGTGAGGAAAAGAGGGAGCTGGTACGTCTCCAAAAGCCAATGTACAACTCTGTTCGACGAGCAGCAGAAGTTCAGAGACAG GTGCGGAAATATATGAGGAGCATCATAAAGCCTGGAATGTTAATGGTTGATCTATGTGAAACATTGGAAAACATGGTCCGGAAACTTATCAAGGAGAATGGACTGCAAGCTGGCATTGGTTTTCCGACTGGATGCTCCTTGAATTG GGTTGCAGCTCACTGGACTCCAAATGCGGGCGACAAAACTGTGCTACAATATGATGATGTGATGAAGCTGGATTTTGGAACACATATAGATG GGTACATTGTTGATTGTGCATTTACTGTTGCATTCAATCCTATGTTCGATCCATTGCTTCAAGCAACGAGAGATGCCACAAATACAGGGATCAAG GATGCTGGAATAGATGCACGGCTTGGTAATGTTGGTGCTGCAATCCAAGAAGTTATGGAGTCATATGAGGTTGAAATCAACGGGAAAGTTTTCCAGGGTAATGTAAAGTACTTGTGCAGTTTCTAG